A window of the Podospora bellae-mahoneyi strain CBS 112042 chromosome 6, whole genome shotgun sequence genome harbors these coding sequences:
- a CDS encoding hypothetical protein (EggNog:ENOG503P04X) yields MFVLFPLLCLVLGALGVDIPIWLDGALVDATATDDSYNTGGTISVNGWTVQVPKNMLVTFPAAYVPWKNFVAQKAAVMGYEVNVAGNIVNGVSIAAQIIVQEFAMEINQGYIEEINFDGTMKILNGPVIRINDPNAVFSAGYSSPFMVADDKSPSVSSFSGFPMCVPRSSNDTLCPSSQRPVVAGTPRRIFQAPDPLVMAPFLPGDFIMYRGFRNAQNQLICFDIVAWNVQITTTGSPAYIRVEETLVGVYTPNTNAEVAETRFIGYTSDPSVTVSISAIDIDPCTGHETYRSIGVGQARPEEGGRNKWIARIDGTTPSIYTREYRMVASSGTVVTRNGIVAGEYVAPILEWIQPELLVPGIEPIINEYAAMSHLTRGVGPDEDGNIFGPLDPFPQSGVTVFNISTCAGPVTPGEPGEGGSQTANPRIDATIPISATGSQVATVPHTKRLYVRHDDTFTLRGYQDNNNMGSNDTLTWSWSVLTDQSAGTQSNLATFTPSSDSKSISVRFASSAPTGEYVFHLAISSANHNTTGNFTYTVSLFSGPDIVSVDAVTWTSGQSGTIGVTCSSLYLVDWKVNMQVTYPGDRGTTTSAMAATPPGSGLWSFSSRRVDRPGTITCRSALNGQATRSGTTAKRAAQLKA; encoded by the exons ATGTTTGTGCTCTTCCCACTTCTCTGCCTCGTCCTCGGGGCCTTGGGGGTTGACATCCCCATCTGGCTGGACGGAGCTCTTGTTGA tgccaccgccaccgaTGATTCCTACAACACTGGAGGAACCATCTCGGTCAATGGATGGACAGTCCAGGTTCCCAAGAACATGTTGGTCACCTTTCCAGCGGCCTATGTGCCCTGGAAGAATTTTGTAGCTCAAAAAGCTGCCGTCATGGGATACGAGGTTAAT GTCGCTGGCAACATTGTGAATGGCGTCTCGATCGCAGCCCAGATCATTGTTCAGGAATTCGCCATGGAGATCAATCAGGGCTACATTGAAGAGATCAACTTTGACGGCACCATGAAGATTCTGAATGGCCCCGTCATTCGAATCAACGACCCCAATGCCGTCTTCTCGGCCGGCTATTCCTCCCCCTTTATGGTGGCCGATGACAAAAGCCCCAGCGTCAGCTCATTCTCTGGCTTCCCCATGTGTGTCCCTCGGTCGTCCAACGACACACTTTGCCCATCCTCGCAGCggcctgttgttgctggcacCCCACGCAGAATCTT TCAAGCCCCCGACCCGTTAGTCATGGCTCCTTTCCTTCCTGGAGACTTTATCATGTACAGGGGCTTCCGCAACGCGCAGAACCAGCTCATCTGCTTCGACATTGTCGCCTGGAACGTtcagatcaccaccacaggcaGCCCAGCTTATATCAGAGTGGAAGAGACACTGGTTGGCGTGTACactcccaacaccaacgccgaGGTGGCCGAAACACGGTTCATCGGCTACACGAGTGATCCCAGCGTCACCGTCTCCATCAGCGCCATTGATATCGATCCCTGCACCGGCCATGAAACCTACAGATCTATCGGTGTTGGACAGGCCCGTCCTGAAGAGGGTGGACGCAACAAGTGGATCGCGCGCATCGACGGGaccaccccttccatctACACGCGTGAGTACCGCATGGTTGCCTCTAGCGGGACTGTGGTCACCAGGAACGGAATTGTAGCGGGCGAGTATGTCGCTCCCATTCTCGAGTGGATTCAACCCGAGCTCCTCGTTCCCGGCATCgagcccatcatcaacgagTATGCCGCCATGTCCCATCTGACTCGTGGTGTCGGTCCCGACGAGGATGGCAACATCTTTGGTCCCCtcgaccccttcccccagTCCGGCGTCACCGTCTTCAACATTTCGACTTGCGCCGGGCCGGTCACCCCTGGAGAGCCGGGCGAGGGGGGGTCGCAGACAGCCAACCCCCGTATCGATGCCACGATCCCCATCTCTGCCACCGGAAGCCAAGTTGCCACCGTTCCTCACACCAAGCGTCTCTACGTCCGTCACGATGACACCTTTACCCTTCGCGGCTACcaggacaacaacaacatgggCAGCAACGACACCCTGACCTGGAGCTGGTCCGTGTTGACCGATCAGTCTGCTGGAACCCAGTCCAACCTTGCCACTTTCACTCCTTCGTCTGACTCCAAGTCCATCTCGGTTCGCTTTGCCAGCTCTGCACCCACCGGGGAGTACGTGTTCCACCTCGCCATTTCGTCGGcaaaccacaacaccacggGTAACTTCACCTACACCGTTTCGCTGTTCTCTGGGCCGGATATCGTGTCGGTTGATGCCGTCACCTGGACGAGCGGCCAGAGTGGCACCATCGGTGTCACTTGCAGCAGTTTGTATCTGGTCGACTGGAAGGTCAACATGCAGGTAACTTATCCCGGTGACAGGGGCACAACAACCAGCGCTATGGCGGCAACTCCTCCCGGCAGTGGATTGTggtccttctcctcgagaCGGGTTGACCGGCCTGGCACTATCACATGCAGGAGTGCACTCAACGGACAGGCAACGCGATCTGGGACCACGGCGAAGCGCGCGGCGCAGCTCAAGGCCTGA